One Pieris rapae chromosome 7, ilPieRapa1.1, whole genome shotgun sequence genomic window carries:
- the LOC111002508 gene encoding kinesin heavy chain, producing MAADREIAAEDSIRVVCRFRPLNDSEEKAGSKFIVKFPSGPDDNCISIGGKVYLFDKVFKPNATQEKVYNEAAKSIVSDVLAGYNGTIFAYGQTSSGKTHTMEGVIGDPGKQGIIPRIVNDIFNHIYAMEENLEFHIKVSYFEIYMDKIRDLLDVSKVNLSVHEDKNRVPFVKGATERFVSSPEEVFEVIEEGKSNRHIAVTNMNEHSSRSHSVFLINVKQENLENQKKLSGKLYLVDLAGSEKVSKTGAEGTVLDEAKNINKSLSALGNVISALADGNKSHIPYRDSKLTRILQESLGGNARTTIVICCSPASFNESETKSTLDFGKRAKTVKNVVCVNEELTAEEWKRRYEREKEKVGRLKGKVEKLEAEISRWRSGETVRPEEQVNLVEIDAATPVTSFIEEKPLVPPVPVAVASVVEDAAMQGKLEALYQQLDDKDEEINQHTQMIEKLKEQIMEQEELIACTRRDYETLQGDMNRSQQENEASKEEVKEVLQALEELAVNYDQKSQEVDSKSRECDQLSEELQAKQSALATATGELQQLRDLSAHQRKRIAELLTNLLRDLSEIGAAVGGSELDFKLNVDTVGKLEEEFTVARLHISKMKSEVKNIVQRCHSLETANIDANQKIEEYERTLGECRLLISQHEARCASLAESMREAENKKRQLEEAADALREECARLQAAERVQLAAAEQRADTQVRAALEAQLEQLRASHASQLAALRDELAALQRQHQDLKDTHQELSLAKQQLQDDYEKLKREETDKSAKLKELIQSVERREQARADLKGLEDTVAKELQTLHNLRKLFVQDLQARIKKSTNSEEGAEEEGGSLAQKQKISFLENNLEQLTKVHKQLVRDNADLRCELPKLEKRLRATMERVKALETALKEAKEGAMRDRKRYQFEVDRIKEAVRAKNLARRGVQAQIAKPIRAGGGHLPGGGAVRPAPAQDIKRKSIIVGARDES from the exons atggCAGCAGACCGCGAAATAGCTGCTGAAGACAGCATTAGAGTCGTATGCCGATTTCGGCCACTCAACGACTCCGAAGAAAAAGCTGGTTCAAAATTTATTGTGAAATTTCCTTCAGGACCTGACGATAATTGCATTTCTATAGGG ggtAAAGTATATCTGTTTGACAAAGTATTTAAGCCCAATGCAACACAAGAGAAAGTCTATAATGAAGCTGCAAAAAGCATTGTATCAGATGTTCTTGCTGGATACAATGGTACCATATTTGCATATGGTCAGACCAGCTCTGGAAAAACACATACAATGGAGGGTGTCATAG GAGACCCAGGTAAACAGGGTATCATTCCAAGGATAGTCAATGACATTTTCAATCATATTTATGCAATGGAAGAAAATCTTGAATTCCACATAAAAGTTTCATATTTTGAAATCTATATGGACAAAATCAGAGACTTATTAGacg tttcaaAGGTAAACTTAAGTGTGCACGAAGATAAGAATAGAGTTCCATTTGTAAAAGGTGCTACTGAACGATTTGTTTCAAGTCCAGAAGAAGTGTTTGAAGTTATAGAGGAAGGCAAATCTAATAGACATATTGCTGTTACAA ATATGAATGAACATTCATCTAGATCTCATTCAGTGTTCCTGATTAATGTGAAACaagaaaatttagaaaatcaaAAGAAATTGTCAGGAAAACTATATCTTGTGGACTTGGCTGGTTCAGAAAAG GTGTCTAAAACTGGTGCTGAAGGTACGGTACTTGATGAAgcaaagaatattaataaatctctGTCAGCCTTGGGTAATGTCATTTCGGCTCTAGCTGATGGTAATAAGTCCCACATTCCCTACAGAGATTCAAAACTGACACGTATCTTGCAAGAATCTCTTGGAGGTAATGCTCGTACAACCATTGTCATTTGTTGCTCTCCGGCATCATTCAACGAAAGTGAAACTAAAAGTACTCTGGACTTTGGTAAAAG ggCAAAAACCGTCAAGAATGTTGTTTGTGTCAATGAAGAACTCACAGCTGAGGAATGGAAACGTCGCTATGAAAGGGAGAAGGAGAAAGTTGGTCGGCTTAAAGGAAAg gtTGAGAAACTGGAGGCTGAAATCAGCAGATGGAGATCTGGTGAAACAGTGCGCCCTGAAGAGCAGGTCAATCTGGTTGAAATTGATGCTGCAACCCCAGTTACATCCTTCATTGAAGAGAAACCTCTTGTGCCT CCAGTGCCAGTAGCTGTAGCCAGTGTTGTGGAAGATGCAGCTATGCAGGGCAAGCTTGAAGCTCTGTATCAACAACTGGATGACAAAGATGAAGAAATCAACCAGCACACACAGATGATTGAAAAGCTTAAGGAACAAATCATGGAACAAGAAGAGCTCATCGCTTGCACAAG ACGCGATTACGAAACTCTGCAAGGAGACATGAACCGAAGCCAACAAGAGAACGAGGCTTCCAAGGAAGAAGTGAAGGAGGTCCTTCAGGCCCTGGAAGAGCTGGCAGTGAACTACGACCAGAAGTCGCAAGAGGTAGACAGCAAGAGCCGCGAATGTGACCAGCTTTCGGAAGAGCTACAGGCAAAACAG AGTGCCCTTGCAACCGCAACAGGTGAACTTCAGCAGCTACGCGACCTGTCTGCCCATCAACGCAAACGCATCGCCGAGCTTCTTACGAATCTTCTACGAGACCTGTCGGAGATCGGGGCCGCCGTGGGTGGTTCTGAGCTGGACTTCAAGTTGAACGTGGATACAGTCGGAAAGCTTGAAGAGGAGTTCACGGTTGCACGTCTCCATATCAGCAAGATGAAGAGTGAAGTGAAGAATATTGTGCAACGGTGCCATTCACTCGAGACGGCAAATATTGACGCCAATCAGAAG ATTGAAGAGTATGAGCGGACACTGGGTGAGTGCAGACTGCTGATTTCTCAGCACGAGGCCAGATGCGCATCTCTGGCTGAGTCCATGCGGGAAGCAGAGAACAAGAAGAGACAGTTGGAGGAGGCTGCAGATGCTTTGAGAGAAGAGTGTGCGCGTTTACAG GCGGCAGAGCGCGTCCAGCTGGCAGCGGCGGAACAACGCGCCGACACACAAGTCCGCGCTGCCCTGGAAGCTCAGTTGGAACAGCTTCGGGCTTCACATGCGTCACAACTCGCAGCCCTTCGGGACGAGCTGGCTGCTTTGCAGAGACAGCACCAAGACCTCAAGGA TACACACCAGGAGTTGAGCCTGGCCAAGCAACAGCTCCAAGACGATTACGAGAAGCTGAAGCGCGAGGAGACGGACAAGTCTGCCAAACTCAAAGAGCTCAT TCAAAGCGTGGAGCGTCGCGAACAAGCCCGCGCCGATCTCAAGGGATTGGAAGACACCGTGGCTAAGGAATTGCAGACTTTGCACAATCTACGGAAACTATTCGTTCAAGACTTGcag GCCAGGATAAAGAAATCCACAAACTCAGAGGAAGGCGCGGAGGAAGAGGGAGGCTCCTTGGCTCAGAAACAGAAGATCTCGTTCTTGGAGAACAACCTGGAGCAACTCACCAAGGTGCACAAACAGTTGGTGCGCGACAACGCCGACCTGCGCTGCGAACTGCCCAAGCTGGAGAAGAGGCTCCGAGCCACCATGGAGAGGGTCAAGGCGCTCGAGACCGCGCtcaag GAGGCTAAAGAAGGCGCTATGCGTGACCGTAAGAGATACCAGTTCGAGGTGGACAGAATCAAGGAAGCCGTACGTGCCAAGAACCTCGCGCGAAGGGGCGTGCAAGCACAAATTG CCAAACCCATCCGCGCTGGTGGCGGCCATTTGCCGGGCGGAGGCGCGGTGCGACCTGCGCCTGCGCAGGACATTAAACGGAAGTCCATCATTGTTGGAGCTAGAG ATGAAAGTTGA
- the LOC110992758 gene encoding sorting nexin-29, giving the protein MYEIALNSRTEWIITIFITNVVFVSYSIINMTTNFLNTITSAIENREEELKKRKENAKLILKDFILCIENCQSRFGGKSELATEDDIRIVNLCEKWEKVLSHGLRTNLSNYTLQNFVTAGLNFNFNIINVGNSLWSYSCLHLTKHEKERFKILTNINTPLGYFRSFLRAALNERSLERYLQSWICHGLLLEYYDDGAIVRSEEANLLPNMAAGLSTVLFALSIDRAELNDSQNNSHMTKAELVIPLPTPVKPSHTKRKPLRQVISFDKESKNKGETPTKSPPIDGAAESWNSAPATCLNSPDPQMALPTASTSEPTSSDYKTGIRHFFPDGVKSIESPLQILSKLSESAKEIFMSSTSIEKNRDDSSDLSVNCLKIYESDSEEVGGSIDGSTSCLELCFTEDESVPDEKTLDSVLKCREKEFLSLQLKYNQIEHTSKDKIQKLEKVVLDLSRENDKLKEQLRNYMSAVEMGKAMKTSNGEDEEITQYERKLVQVAEMHAELMEFNQHLQRRLQDLESTGLEILDCPESNVKVYIPSAFLVGKKTHSYHVYQIFLKVGQEEWNVYHRYAKFYEMHTQLKKCHPDIANYKFPPKKTLRKRDARVVEQRRIALQAYLRHVLLVLPELRECTSRSQLITLLPFFGTSSTIKENGVNIFTRQHSNESASTYDPI; this is encoded by the exons ATGTATGAAATTGCATTGAATTCCCGCACTGAATGGATAATTACTATCTTCATTACAAATGTAGTCTTTGTGTCTTATTCAATCATAAATATg ACCACAAATTTCTTAAACACTATAACAAGTGCTATTGAAAATAGGGAggaggaattaaaaaaaaggaaagaaaATGCTAAGCTAATTCTTAAAGACTTTATTCTTTGTATTGAAAACTGTCAAAGTCGCTTTGGAGGAAAATCTGAATTAGCTACAGAAGATGATATAAG AATAGTCAACCTTTGTGAAAAGTGGGAAAAAGTTCTAAGCCACGGTTTAAGGACAAACTTGTCTAACTATACTTTACAGAATTTTGTTACCGCTGGcctgaatttcaattttaacattattaatgttg gTAATTCACTATGGAGCTATTCTTGTCTGCACTTAACAAAACATGAGAAAGAaagattcaaaattttaacaaatataaacactCCTTTAGGTTACTTTCGAAGTTTCCTAAGAGCTGCTTTAAATGAAAGATCTTTAGAAAG ATATCTACAAAGTTGGATTTGTCATGGACTTTTATTGGAATATTATGATGATGGAGCTATTGTTCGTAGTGAAGAAGCAAACCTACTTCCCAATATGGCCGCAG GGTTATCAACAGTTTTATTTGCGTTATCTATCGACAGAGCCGAGTTGAATGATTCACAGAACAATAGCCATATGACCAAAGCGGAACTCGTTATACCTCTACCCACACCAGTGAAACCGTCTCATACAAAAAGAAAACCATTGAGACAAGTGATATCTTTCGACAAAGAGAGTAAAAATAAGGGTGAAACGCCGACTAAAAGCCCCCCAATAGATGGCGCGGCCGAGTCGTGGAACAGCGCTCCAGCCACCTGCTTAAACTCTCCTGACCCTCAAATGGCACTGCCCACAGCATCGACAAGTGAACCGACGAGCTCGGATTATAAAACTGGCATTCGACACTTCTTCCCAGATGGAGTTAAATCTATAGAGAGCCCCTTACAGATACTATCAAAGCTATCGGAGAGCGCGAAGGAGATCTTCATGAGTTCAACTAGTATTGAGAAGAATCGTGATGATTCATCAGATTTAAGCGTGAATTGTTTGAAGATATATGAAAGTGATAGTGAGGAAGTGGGTGGTAGTATAGACGGAAGCACTTCGTGCTTGGAGCTCTGTTTTACAGAGGACGAGAGTGTTCCCGATGAGAAGACACTGGATTCTGTGTTGAAATGTAGAGAAAAGGAATTCCTAAGCTTACAACTCAAGTATAACCAAATCGAACATACAAGTAAGGATAAAATACAGAAGCTGGAAAAAGTTGTGTTAGATCTTAGCAG AGAAAACGACAAACTAAAAGAACAACTGAGGAACTATATGTCAGCAGTGGAAATGGGAAAAGCAATGAAAACTAGTAATGGAGAGGATGAAGAAATAACACAGTATGAACGAAAATTAGTTCAG GTAGCAGAGATGCATGCTGAATTAATGGAATTCAACCAACATCTACAAAGACGATTGCAAGACTTGGAGAGTACAGGACTGGAAATTCTGGACTGTCCGGAATCAAATGTCAAAGTGTACATCCCCAGTGCTTTCCTCGTTGGGAAGAAAACCCATTCCTACCATGTTTATCAG aTATTCCTGAAAGTAGGCCAGGAAGAATGGAATGTGTACCACAGATACGCGAAGTTCTATGAAATGCATACGCAACTCAAGAAATGTCATCCCGATATCGCTAATTACAAGTTCCCACCGAAAAAGACCTTACGAAAAAGG GACGCGAGAGTGGTTGAACAGCGTCGCATCGCACTTCAAGCGTACTTACGTCACGTGTTGCTCGTGTTACCAGAGCTCAGAGAGTGCACGAGTCGTTCACAGCTCATCACTCTTCTACCGTTCTTTGG taCATCATCGACAATTAAGGAGAACGGTGTTAATATCTTCACCCGACAACATTCCAACGAGTCGGCGTCTACTTACGACCCGATATGA